A single Gasterosteus aculeatus chromosome 2, fGasAcu3.hap1.1, whole genome shotgun sequence DNA region contains:
- the LOC120828965 gene encoding rhamnose-binding lectin-like: MIHFSTTLALAATLLLLIPGVAAETVVTCNVDTVHRLSCDTGVISVQAALYGRADAETCSEGIPQSQLADTKCSQEGTVKVLQSRCDGRKACEVSVNVFGTPNPCVGTFKYLQTTFTCLPAIHRVTCEHSLTHLTCDQGLIISVYGATYGRHDQTTCVYGRPASETQNTDCSQPGSSVSQSCNGKNSCIITASNSVFGDPCPGTYKYLEVAYICEYPTTNPETSLHPLIRQYKYRCVCSHSPHQPGSPAVMFSFKVSTMLLLACSIIRAVDSTKKVTTCYNGDNVQRLSCDTGVIQVHSALYGRKDNETCSEGRPPRQLADTTCSLAGTTALLKRRCDGKRECELNPNTVRTSDPCRGISKYLQTIYSCFPAIHFATCEGSLANLQCDQGLQIRVYGADYGRRDTTTCIYKRPAAQVQNVLCSAPSPKVAERCNGKNNCTISATNSVFGDPCGGTYKYLEVAYICQYA, translated from the exons ATGATCCATTTCAGCACCACACTCG CACTGGCAGCAACCTTACTGCTTCTAATTCCAG GTGTTGCTGCGGAGACGGTTGTCACTTGTAATGTCGACACTGTCCATCGCCTGAGCTGTG ACACTGGAGTGATCAGCGTGCAGGCGGCGCTGTATGGACGTGCAGACGCTGAGACCTGCAGTGAGGGAATACCTCAGAGTCAGCTCGCCGATACAAAGTGCTCTCAGGAGGGCACAGTCAAGGTCCTCCAGAGCAG GTGTGATGGGAGAAAGGCGTGTGAAGTAAGCGTGAATGTCTTCGGAACACCAAATCCCTGCGTGGGCACCTTTAAATATCTGCAGACCACCTTCACCTGCCTTCCTGCAA TTCACCGTGTGACATGTGAGCACTCCTTGACCCACCTGACCTGTG ATCAAGGGCTGATTATATCCGTCTATGGTGCCACTTATGGACGCCATGACCAGACCACATGCGTCTACGGGCGGCCTGCCTCTGAGACCCAAAATACGGACTGCTCGCAGCCCGGCAGCAGCGTTTCTCAAAG CTGCAATGGGAAAAACAGCTGTATCATAACAGCGAGCAACTCAGTGTTTGGAGACCCCTGTCCCGGAACTTACAAGTACCTAGAGGTGGCTTACATATGTGAAT atcCGACTACCAATCCAGAGACGTCTCTG CATCCCTTGATCCGGCAGTATAAGTACCGGTGTGTATGTTCCCATTCTCCACATCAGCCTGGATCTCCTGCAGTCATGTTCAGCTTCAAAGTCAGCACCATGCTGT TGCTGGCATGTTCCATCATCAGAGCAG TGGATTCCACGAAGAAAGTTACCACCTGTTACAACGGCGACAATGTCCAGCGCCTGAGCTGTG ATACCGGAGTGATCCAAGTGCATTCAGCCCTGTACGGACGTAAGGACAATGAGACCTGCAGTGAGGGAAGACCTCCGCGACAACTTGCCGATACAACTTGTTCTCTGGCGGGCACAACGGCGTTGCTCAAGAGGAG GTGTGATGGCAAGAGGGAGTGTGAACTGAACCCGAACACCGTTCGTACCTCTGATCCCTGCCGTGGAATCTCCAAATACCTGCAAACCATCTACTCCTGCTTCCCAGCAA TTCACTTTGCTACATGTGAGGGCTCTTTGGCAAATCTCCAATGCG ATCAAGGACTGCAAATACGAGTGTACGGTGCCGACTACGGTCGCCGAGACACCACCACCTGCATTTACAAGCGGCCCGCTGCTCAGGTTCAAAATGTCCTCTGCTCAGCCCCCAGCCCCAAAGTTGCTGAACG CTGCAATGGGAAAAACAACTGTACTATCAGTGCCACCAACTCAGTGTTTGGAGACCCCTGTGGTGGCACTTACAAGTACTTGGAGGTGGCTTACATATGTCAGT atgCTTAG